Genomic window (Paucidesulfovibrio gracilis DSM 16080):
ATAGCCCAGCAGGCCGAACAGGCCGGTGCCGAACAGCCAGACCGCGCCGGGAATGGGGGTGGTCATGGTGGAGATGTTGTCCATGCCCACGAGGTCCGTGGAATTGACCCAGAAGGAGCCAACAAAGGACGTATCGGTTTCAAAGCCAAAGTAGATGGAATCACCGAGCGCCACGGATTCCGAAACCATGGAGCCGAGGTCCACGGTGTAGGTGCCGTTGGTCAGGCCAAGCGTCAGGGTGTAGCTCTCGCTGGAATCGAACCCCGTGAGGTAGAAGCCGACGGCCTTGTGTTCCCGGGCTGGGTCAAAGAAAATTTGGTAGCCACCAGGCCCGCCTGCGAGTTCATTCCAGTTGCTGTAGAAACGATCCCCGGTGGCCGCGAAGCCATTGACGTGCGCAGCCGTGCCGGTGTCAACATACCCAACGCCGACCATGTCGCCGACATTCAGGTCAAGCCAGGGCGATGCGCCGGCCGCGACCTGTCCGTGATCCACGTCAAAGGTCTCGGTCACGTTGTCGATATATTTGTTGAACAGGAATTGTTCCAAGGCAGGCGCGTCCACGCTGCCGATCCCGTAGGATGCGGTCACGTTGGCGGCCATGGCCGGTCCGGCACCGACGATCATAACCAGAAAAAGAATAACGCCCCATATGTTTTTCATGTCTTCCCCCTCTGTGCCTCTTGCCCTTGCTGTCACGGGGTGCGACAATGCACAGGCTTTTTTGACATGGTGACACTATACGTCGCCGCGTGGGAGTGCTCAATAGCTCCCGGGCAATTTGGGGGGGAATCCCGGGAGTCGGGAACCTCTCTGGAGTACAGGGCTTTTTGTATGGCTTGAGCGCTTTTTTTCGGACGGGGTGTTTTTTTTTCGGCGTACCCCAAGGAATGCACGGCAAATGCCGTGGGCGAGGGGGAGGAATTGGATGAGTGGACCAAAGGCCTCATATCGGTTTTTCCGCAACACGGAGTGCAAATATTTTCCGTGTCACAAAACCAGTTTCCCGGAACGATTCAATTGCTTGTTCTGCTTCTGCCCCTTGTATTTTATGGATGACTGCGGGGGGCGGTTCACCCGTCTGGAAAGCGGACACAAGGACTGCTCGCATTGCATGCTGCCGCATACCCCGGAAGGGTATGACTATGTGCTGAAAAAATTGCGGACCTGCTTTCAGCGTCCCTGCCGTCTGCGTTTTGACGATCAGGAGGAAACCGGCAAAAAGCAGGGCTGATTCCGGTTTTCTCCGGACTTTTCCAAAATGGTCACGTCCTGATAGTGGCCGGATCGGATACCGCGCCAGCTTCCCCGACGCACATCCGCCAGGCGCAAGCCTGCATGCCGCACCACATGGTGCACGAACGAAATATCGTAGCCGATCGCCTCTTCGGGGTCTTGCCTGTTTTGCAGTCGGCAGGGACCAACCCCATGCCGCAGATAGACGCCCACACTGGTTTCCCGATCAAGCCGGCGGGATTCGTCGTCGATGAGAAACCACGTGACATAGGCTCTGCCGCAATGGTCCAGCACCCGGGCGATTTGCTTCATATAGGCGATCATGTCCTCGGGCAGCATGTGGGTGAACACGGAGTTGAGCAAGACCAGATCGGCAGACCGGTCCTCGCAGGGAAAAACAAAGTCCCGGGCTGGTATGGACCCGGCCGGATTGTAGAGGGCGTTGTTCACGTGGACGGTTTGGAAGAGAAAATTGGGAAAGGCAGGGGTCAGGTTTTGTCGGCACCAATCCACGCCAAAGGGGTAGACATCGAATCCGAAATAGCGTGCATGGGGACTGAGGTACCCCGTGAGGGGAACCGCGGCCCGACCAGCGCCGCAGCCCACGTCCAAAATGCGCTCGCTGGGCAATAATCCGCACCAGTCAACAAGGCGGTGCAACAGATTGCGGCCGATACGAACAAAATCCCCGCCGCCGAATTGGATCGCAAGTTCCTGTGGCGGAATCAGGCCCAGGGAAACAGCGTCCAACGAACGTTCAAGATGTTCCTGCATGGCGATCATAGCTTCTCCGGCAAAAAAATCCTTTGCCGGAGGAAAAGCAAAAGCCATGCCCAACGAATCCGGGTCAGCCTGGAATCGTTTCGCTGTTTAAAAATACTTCCAGATAATAGTCCAGCTTGGATTCCAGGGGTTCGTCAAATTCAATGCCCACCTGAACGGAACCCTGATCAGTCCGCACCCAGATGACCCGCCCCGTCAAATCGTCCATGGGGCATGTTGCGCCGGTTCCGCCGGCCATGATGCGTACGGGCATGTCTTCACGAAATGCCTCAGCGGTTCGCGGATCCTTGCTGTTGATCCGCATGCCGCCACCGGAAATATCCTCCACGGCAAAATCATGCGGTCCGGTTCGTAAAGCCAGTTCACAAACAGCGCCCCGTCGGCATTCATACCGGACGTGCATTCGACGTTCCTCAAAACGTCGGGTTGCTTCCTGGGTCATGGTTTCCCTCCTGTGTGCAAGCGGCGGAAGCCTTTTCCGGCATCATCCATTCCAAAAACGAAGAAACGATCCGGAAATGGCTCCCCGTCCGGCCGGGTTGACGGCCTGCGGCGCCGTAGGGCGCACCACGCACTGACGCTCGGTCCATTGCTCTTGTCTCCGTTGCCCGGACCCCGCGTCATTGCGGTCCGGGACTCCATACGAAATCGGTCCGGCATGCCCCGTTTCCCATGCCGGACTGGATGCGAATCATTAAAAGATTTCTGCTTCGAACCAATACAGGTTGGTTCCCGCCTTGTTCCAGCTGTTTTCCGCAAGGCCAGCCTTGACGCAAACCTGGCGGAGGAACTGCTCCCGGTTCCAGCCCCATTCCACAGGCACCTGCGGCAAAAGCAAGCCGGAGTGCGGTCCGCGCTGCACGATCAAACCATGTCGGCCCACAACGATTTCATTCACGTCCCGGCAAGGTTCAATGGGGCTGAGCACGGAAATTTCCCATTCCAGCTCGTCAAATTCTTCCGGCTTCAGCGGGGGAAAGCGGGGATCGGAAAACGCGGCGGCACCGGCCATTTCCCACACAGAACGCCAGACTTCACCGGATCCCTGCACATTGCCGATACAGCCGCGCAGTTGGCCGTTTTTGGTCAGCGTGACGAAGACGCCGAAGGATTCGCGCAGTTTTGCCGTGGGCGGTTCGGGAGGTTCCATCTCCTGGCCGGTAAGCTGGGACGAGATGCCTTGCTTCACCAGATCCCGAAGGTAGGCTTTTTCTTCATCGGAAATTAAAAAAACGAATTGATGCGCCACGTTATTGCTCCTTTCATTCAACCTTGGGAGCGCATTTGGTCGGCGCGGGGAACCCCGAGCATGACCAGCGCCCCAAGGACGTACATCATGATTACCGTACTCATACCCATGCGCTGGCTTCCGGCCAACAGGGTGATCCAGCCCACAAGCAGCGGACCGGCAAAGGATGTGAGCTTGCCCGACAAGGCGAACAAACCGAACATCTGGGCACGAAGCTCTTCCGGGGCCACGCGGGCCAGCCAGGATCGGCTGGATGCCTGTACCGGGCCTACAAAGATACCAAGCAACAAACCGAAAATCCAGAAGAGCGCCTGGGACCGGGTCACCAGAATGACCAGCCCCGGGACGATCAATCCCACCAGGGAAAGCAAAATTGTTGCCCGCGCTCCCACTCGGTCGTCCAGCCAGGCAAAGACCACGGCTCCCAGGCCCGCAGTGATGTTCAGGCCGATGCCGAAATAGATTACTTCCTGGGTGCTGAGTCCGAATGTTCCCGCAGCATAGATCCCACCGAATGCGAACATGGTGGTGAGACCGTCGTTATACAACATGCGCGCCACAAGGAAGCGGACGATGTGTTTATGGGCACGGACGTTACGCAGGGATGCGCGGAATTGGGCAAATCCCGAGGCCATGCAGGACGTGAACGGTCGTCCGGAACCCGCGGTGTCCGGCGTCCAGAGAAACAAGGGGAGCGCAAAGACCAGATACCAGAGTGCGGAAAAAGGACCGATACTGCGGATGTGCTCGGCTCCGGTACGGGGCAGGGCAACCCAGGCCGGCTCCTGAATGAATCCGAACAAGGCCAGCAGCAGGCAGGTCAGCCCACCGACATAGCCCAACCCCCAGCCCCAGCCGGACCAACGGCCCATGCGTTGCGGCGAAACCAGGTCCGGCAGCATGGCATTGTAAAATATCATGGCAGCTTCCGCTCCGATGGTTCCGAGACAGACCAGTACCAGAGCGAACCAGACGCAATCCGGGGAAGGCCGGACAAACCAAAGGAGAGCCGTAGCCGAAACGCAAAGCAACGTGAATGCGGCCACCCAGGGTTTACGGCGGCCATGCTGGTCGGCCACGGGGCCAAGCAACGGACCGCCCAGCCCCACAGTCAAACCGGCAATGCCGAGCATGTTTCCCCAAAGCGCTGTGCCGGTTTCAGGATTCGCGGCAACAGCCCCCGCAAAGTACGCGGCAAACACAAAGGTCTGAATCGGAGTGAAAAATCCGTTGTTGGCCCAGTCGTACAAGGCCCAAGACCATAGTTCGCGCCGCACGCAACCTCCAGGAAAAAATACGTTCTCCCGCGTGGGTAGCGTAATTCGACACCAACGGCAATGCCCCTTGCCCCTTGCGCCGTGCCGGGAATACCGTGGAAATACGCGGTTGGTGCGGGTTCAGGGAAAGGACGGTAAAACGGCATGGAATAGTAACATATTGATATAGTTACATATATTAAAAAAGTGCCATGGGAACTTGGGCATGCCTAACGGGGACAGAGCAAAATGGAAGCTCCCTCAAAAAAATGAATTTTTTTGCGAAACAAGCAAGATTTTTCCAGGGCGGCAACCCGTAAAGGCCCGGATCAGACCAATTGGCCTCGGACCAGAGAAAACGCAATGCCCCACATCACAATGCAGACCATGCCGTCAAGGACACGCCAGGAGATGGGGCGGCGAAACAAGGGCGCAAGCTTGGCTCCTCCAGCGCTTAAGAGGCAAAACCACACCGCGGAAGCACTGATGGCTCCAATACCGAATGCCCAGCGTGCTTGTCCTTCGAACGTGCCACTCAGGGAACCGATCAGAACGACTGTGTCGAGCCAGGCCTGGGGATTGAGCAGGGTCACCACCGTGGTGATCAGCAATGCGCGGCGCAGACTCAGCCCCTGTTGGCGGTCCGCGTGGAGCGACCCGCCGCGGAGGGCGGAACGAAAGGAACCCAACCCATACCAGAAGACAAAGGCAGCTCCGGCCCATGTGGCCACGGAGGCGGCCACCGGATAGGAAGAAACCAGGCCGCCGGCCCCGCCCACACCAAGGCCGATCAGCAGCACATCAAACACAAAGCACAGAGCGGCCACGGAATAATGGTGCTCGCGGCGAACCGCCTGGCCCAGCAAGAACGCGTTCTGCGCGCCGATGGCCACGATCAGCCCGAGGCACATGCCAAATCCCTGAATCCAGGCACCCCACTGTGCCGATGTCATCAATTCCATCATATAACGTTTCCTTTGATTATCACGTATTCCGCCGGAAGCATGCCCTGCGAACTCATCCCGATGACCACTCTTTCATGCGGAGGCAAAGAGTTTACTGCTCTTTGCGAGGGGCAACCCTTTCTTGCAGAAAGGTCTTTCCCCTCGCGCTCCCCTTCCCAAAGACCGTTCATTACTCGCGGCTTGCGCCGCTCGGATTCTCCGCCAGGATTTACCGGGATTGGTTGAGCGGAGCAGTCCGTCCAACCCCTCCCAGCCGCGCCGGGCGCGGTCGGTAAATGGGAGTCCAGGGGGCCACGGGCCTCCTGGCCGCCGGAGGCAAAGAGTTTACTGCTCTTTGCGAGGGGCAACCCTTTCTTGCAGAAAGGTCTTTCCCCTCGCGCCCCCCTTCCCAAAGACCGTTCATTACTCGCGGCTTGCGCCGCTCGGATTTTGCGCCAGGATTGCCGGGATTGGTTGAACGGAGCAGTCCGTCCAACCCCTCCCGGCCGCGCCGGGCGCGGTCGGTAAATGGGAGTCCAGGGGGCCGCGGGCCTCCTGGACGCCGGAGGCAAAGAGTTGACTGCTTTTTGCGAGGGACAACCCTTTCTTGCAGAAAGGTCTTTCCCCTCGCGCTCCCCTTCCCAAAGACCGTTCATTACTCGCGGCTTGCGCCGCTCGGATTTTCCGCCAGGATTTACCGGGATTGGTTGAGCGGAACAGTCCGTCCAACCCCTCCCGGCCGCGCCGGGCGCGGGCGGTAAATGGGAGTCCAGGGGGCCACGGGCCTCCTGGCCGCCGGAGGCATGCCTTTCAATCCATGGATTAGAGAGCAATACGACCTGTTCGTGGAAAAGTAAAATTACTTCTTTTCAGACTCTATAATTTTTACTAATACTCCACCATGTTTGACTACAAATTAGTGGAAGCGCTGGCGCGGGTGTTGTCCGAGGGCGGGTTTGAGCGTGCGGCGCGGGCGCTGCATGTGACACAGTCGGCTGTTTCGCAACGGGTGCGCCTGCTGGAAGAGCGCATGGGCTGTCCGCTCTTGGTGCGCGGTACGCCACTGCGTCCCACGGAAACGGGTCAGGCGGTCTTGCGTCATTTTCGTCAGGTGCGTTTGCTGGAGGCGGATTTTGCGCGGTCCATGGAAGAGCGCGAGGTGGAATTTCAGTCCTTGCCGTTGGCTGTGAACGCGGACAGTTTGGATATTTGGCTTTTGGATGCGCTCGGGCCGTTGGTCCGGGAGCGTCGTATTCTCTTGGACTTGGTGATGGACGACCAGGAGCGGACGCATGAGCTGCTGGTGCAGGGCGAGGTAGCGGGCTGCTTATCCACGCGCACCCAGCCATTGCGTGGGACGCGATGTCGGCGTTTGGGCGTGATGCCGTATGTGTGCTGCGCGTCGCCGGAATTTGTGGAGGAGTGGTTTCCATCGGGCGGGCCGGACCGTGCATCTGCGAGGCGGGCGCCGGCCGTGCTTTTCAACCGCAAGGACGAACTGCACGATGCATTTTTAAGTGGCCGGACGGGCTGGACGCGATCCGAGTTGCCGTCGTACCCGAGGCATTACCTACCGTCTTCCATCAAGTTTGTGGACGCAGTGCGCCTGGGAATGGCCTATGGCATGATTCCGGCTCCGCAGGCCGCGCCGTATCTGGCGACAGGGGAGCTGGTGGATGTATCGTTCGGGCAGTCCCTGGCAGTGGAGATGTTTTGGCATCAGTGGGACTTGGAGAGCGGTTTGATGGATGCGGTGCGCAAGGCGTTGCAGCGGGCGGCGCTCCAGGTGCTGGTGGAAGGGTAGGGCAACATTACTGTACCAGGGGAAAGGACATGCGCTTGGAGCTGTGCTACGAATCCGTGGGGAGTCGCGGTGCTGCGTGTCTGCAGTTTTTGGGTGGCCGCGGCCTGTTTTTCTGGGTGAAATTCCGTTGAACAGTGCTGAAAAACAGGGGAATCCCCCATTGTCAGAAACGTTCGGCGTGGTATGCCTCCAGGGAACAATCGCCGTGGAGGTCGCCATGTGCAAGCTGATCCCATACTGCCCGTTTTACAAAGCCTATGCGAATGTAGAAGATCCGTTTGTTCAGGACGTTTTGGCCCGGTATTGCCATGCGGAGGGCGAGGGCTGCGCGCAACGTGAGGCCCAGGAAAT
Coding sequences:
- a CDS encoding cysteine-rich small domain-containing protein; this translates as MSGPKASYRFFRNTECKYFPCHKTSFPERFNCLFCFCPLYFMDDCGGRFTRLESGHKDCSHCMLPHTPEGYDYVLKKLRTCFQRPCRLRFDDQEETGKKQG
- a CDS encoding class I SAM-dependent methyltransferase, with amino-acid sequence MIAMQEHLERSLDAVSLGLIPPQELAIQFGGGDFVRIGRNLLHRLVDWCGLLPSERILDVGCGAGRAAVPLTGYLSPHARYFGFDVYPFGVDWCRQNLTPAFPNFLFQTVHVNNALYNPAGSIPARDFVFPCEDRSADLVLLNSVFTHMLPEDMIAYMKQIARVLDHCGRAYVTWFLIDDESRRLDRETSVGVYLRHGVGPCRLQNRQDPEEAIGYDISFVHHVVRHAGLRLADVRRGSWRGIRSGHYQDVTILEKSGENRNQPCFLPVSS
- a CDS encoding PilZ domain-containing protein; the encoded protein is MTQEATRRFEERRMHVRYECRRGAVCELALRTGPHDFAVEDISGGGMRINSKDPRTAEAFREDMPVRIMAGGTGATCPMDDLTGRVIWVRTDQGSVQVGIEFDEPLESKLDYYLEVFLNSETIPG
- the amrA gene encoding AmmeMemoRadiSam system protein A → MAHQFVFLISDEEKAYLRDLVKQGISSQLTGQEMEPPEPPTAKLRESFGVFVTLTKNGQLRGCIGNVQGSGEVWRSVWEMAGAAAFSDPRFPPLKPEEFDELEWEISVLSPIEPCRDVNEIVVGRHGLIVQRGPHSGLLLPQVPVEWGWNREQFLRQVCVKAGLAENSWNKAGTNLYWFEAEIF
- a CDS encoding MFS transporter encodes the protein MRRELWSWALYDWANNGFFTPIQTFVFAAYFAGAVAANPETGTALWGNMLGIAGLTVGLGGPLLGPVADQHGRRKPWVAAFTLLCVSATALLWFVRPSPDCVWFALVLVCLGTIGAEAAMIFYNAMLPDLVSPQRMGRWSGWGWGLGYVGGLTCLLLALFGFIQEPAWVALPRTGAEHIRSIGPFSALWYLVFALPLFLWTPDTAGSGRPFTSCMASGFAQFRASLRNVRAHKHIVRFLVARMLYNDGLTTMFAFGGIYAAGTFGLSTQEVIYFGIGLNITAGLGAVVFAWLDDRVGARATILLSLVGLIVPGLVILVTRSQALFWIFGLLLGIFVGPVQASSRSWLARVAPEELRAQMFGLFALSGKLTSFAGPLLVGWITLLAGSQRMGMSTVIMMYVLGALVMLGVPRADQMRSQG
- a CDS encoding LysE/ArgO family amino acid transporter, whose translation is MMELMTSAQWGAWIQGFGMCLGLIVAIGAQNAFLLGQAVRREHHYSVAALCFVFDVLLIGLGVGGAGGLVSSYPVAASVATWAGAAFVFWYGLGSFRSALRGGSLHADRQQGLSLRRALLITTVVTLLNPQAWLDTVVLIGSLSGTFEGQARWAFGIGAISASAVWFCLLSAGGAKLAPLFRRPISWRVLDGMVCIVMWGIAFSLVRGQLV
- a CDS encoding LysR family transcriptional regulator ArgP, whose translation is MFDYKLVEALARVLSEGGFERAARALHVTQSAVSQRVRLLEERMGCPLLVRGTPLRPTETGQAVLRHFRQVRLLEADFARSMEEREVEFQSLPLAVNADSLDIWLLDALGPLVRERRILLDLVMDDQERTHELLVQGEVAGCLSTRTQPLRGTRCRRLGVMPYVCCASPEFVEEWFPSGGPDRASARRAPAVLFNRKDELHDAFLSGRTGWTRSELPSYPRHYLPSSIKFVDAVRLGMAYGMIPAPQAAPYLATGELVDVSFGQSLAVEMFWHQWDLESGLMDAVRKALQRAALQVLVEG